The sequence ATTGTGTTGTGGCCCTTGATTAAACTCATTCCGCTGGCAGCCTTGGTAGGCGTGATGTTTATCGTCGTGATCGAAACCTTTGAATGGGCCACCTTTCATTTTATTCGAAAAATCCCGAAGCACGATGCCTTGATTATTGTCACGGTGATGGCGGTGACTGTGGCGACTGATTTAGCCGTGGCGGTTATTGTCGGCGTGATTATGGCGTCACTCGTGTTTGCTTGGCAAACGGCGAAAAATATTTCGGCAAAGTCTTCAGTAAAAGCCAACGGTTCGAAGGTTTATGCTCTTCATGGCCCCTTATTTTTTGGCTCCACCACCACCTTTAAAACCTTGTTTGATGTGGTCAATGATCCGAATGACGTGATTATCGATTTTCAATACTCTCGTGTGGCGGATCATTCGGCGATCGATGCGATCCAGTTTGTGGCTAATGAGTACACACGGCGCGGCAAGACCTTGCACCTTCGCCATTTAAGCCAAGAGTGCCGTTTACTCTTGGGTAAGGCTGCTAGCTTGGTGGAGGTGAATCTACTCGAAGATCCGGATTATCATGTGGCCAGCGATGCTTTAGATTGAAGCAGACTGCAAGCCCCCCAAAAAAAGTAGTAACCGTCTTTGCGAGGAGCGAAGCGACGAAGCCATCTCCAGGTTAATACGCCAGATTGCCGCGCTCACTGACGTTCGCTCGCAATTGACGTTAGCGATAAAATATAGCCTGGGTTGATCCGCCTTTGCTGCGAAGCAGCTATGGCGAGAGATAACCCGGGGAAAATTAAACCCGGATTTTCACTGAACTCTGGCTGTAAGTTCAAAGCAGCCCCCGCTTGCTAAAGCCCTGCTGAGCCCGTAAACTTAGCCTTTTATTTAAGGGGTTAAGCGCTTGGCCGATAAAGAAAAACCCAGTGTTGAGAGTCAAAGTCGGGCTAAGGCGCGCCTGCGTGAAGGTATCCTGGTCTTGCTGGTGTGTTTGGCCCTGTATTTATTGCTGGCGCTGATTAGCTACCACCGAACCGATCCGGGTTGGTCGACAACCGGCAGCCGAGATTTTGTGCAAAATGCCGGTGGCCGTGTCGGCGCATGGATCGCAGACTTTATTCTCTACCTGGTGGGTTACACCGCGTATTTGTTGCCTTTTGCGATTGCGGGCTTAGCTTGGGTGGTCTTTCGTCGCCATCGTCAAGAAAAATCGGAGGAAGAAGCTCAAGAAGTGCACAAGGGCTTAATTTGGCTGCGTTTTATCGGCTTTTTAATTGCACTGAGTGCGACCACCACGTTGTTAGATTTGGGTTTTCCCGGTGCGCGCAGCGGGGTGCCCTTAGCTTCAGGCGGTGTGGTGGGCGAAATGATCGCGCCCGGCTTATCGTCGACGTTTAACATCATCGGCGCCTGGCTGATTTCCGTGACTTTATTGTTGTTTGGTCTAACCCTTTGGTTTGGTATTTCTTGGTTTGATCTTTTGCACTGGGCAGCCGATACGCTGCGTGCCGGCATGGGCAGTGCTTGGCAGTGGCAAAAAGATCGCCGTGAGGCCAAGCGTTTGCGCGCTGAAGAACTCAAGCGTTTTGAACAATTCATGCCGAAAAAGCCCGAGCCTAAAGCACCCGTGTCGGAACCTAAAGCTGAAAAGCCTGCGAAAATTAAACGTGTGAAACTGAAGAAAGCCGGCCAAAGCGATATCGATTTATCGGCTGATAACCATAAACGCTTGCCGCCGATCACGTTGCTCGATCAAGTGAAAGCCGAAAAACAGTACGGTTACAGTGCTGAGGAATTGAAATCCTTGTCTGAGCAAGTCGAAGCGCGTTTGAAAGAGTTTGGTATTGAGGCCGAAGTGGTGGGCGCGTACCCGGGCCCTGTGGTCACGCGTTTTGAAATCAATTTGGCGCCGGGTATGAAAGTCAGCAAAATCACCACACTGTCAAAAGACTTGGCGCGTTCCTTATCAAAAATGAGCGTGCGTGTCGTCGAAGTGATTCCCGGTAAATCATACATTGGTTTGGAAATTCCCAATGAAGATCGTGAAGTGGTGCGCTTGTACGATGTCTTAAACACCAAAGCGTATAAGCAAGCCAACTCGCATTTAACTTTAGCGTTAGGTAAAGACATTTCAGGTGAGTCGATAATGGCGGATGTAGCCAAAATGCCGCATTTATTAGTTGCGGGTACAACCGGTGCAGGTAAGTCGGTGAGCATTAATGCCATGATTTTAAGCCTGCTCTTTGAAGCCACACCCGATGATGTGCGCATGATCATGATCGACCCGAAAATGCTGGAGCTTTCGGTGTATGAAGGCATTCCGCACTTGCTGACACCGGTAGTGACTGATATGAAAGAGGCGGCGAATGCATTGCGCTGGTGTGTGGCAGAAATGGACAGGCGTTATCGTTTGATGTCGGCGATGAGCGTGCGTAATTTAGCCAGCTTCAACCAAAAAATGCATGAGGCCCAAAAAGCTGGTGAAACGATCCCCAATCCTTTAGTGCCTGAGGAGATGGCCGACAGTGTGCCGCATTTGAAACCGATGCCGCAAATTGTGGTCATCATCGATGAGCTGGCCGATATGATGATGGTGGTGGGCAAAAAAGTCGAAGAGCTGATTGCGCGTATTGCACAAAAAGCGCGTGCTGCGGGTATACACATGATTTTGGCGACACAACGTCCGAGTGTGGATGTGATCACGGGTTTGATTAAAGCCAATATCCCTGCGCGTATTGCGTTTCAAGTGTCGCAACGTGTGGATTCACGCACCATTTTGGATCAACAAGGTGCAGAGCAGTTGCTGGGTCATGGTGATATGTTGTTCTTGCCGCCGGGCAAGAGTGTGCCTATGCGTATTCATGGAGCGTTTGTGGATGATGATGAAGTCTTGCGTGTAGTGGAAGCCTGGAAAAAACGCGGTGCACCCGAGTATATCGATGAGATTTTGCAAGGCGATGACGAGGGTGGTAATGCCGACGGTATTTTAAGTGGTGAAAACCCTGAGGCTGACCCTTTATACGATCAAGCCGTGCAGATTGTCATTGAAAGTCGACGTGCCTCGATCTCTTTTGTGCAACGTCGTTTGAAGATTGGGTATAACCGCGCAGCGAATTTATTGGAAGCGATGGAGTCTGCAGGCCTCGTCAGCGAGATGGGCAGTAATGGGCAGCGCGAAGTTTTATTGCCAGAGCAGAACTGAGGTGGGTATGAAGCGAGTCTTGTCACTGTGTTTAAGTCTGTGCTTGAGTTTGTCAGTTTGGGCCGATCCGGCTGGCGATTTGAATCAACTACTGGCCAAAGCGGCGACGTTTAAAGCGCAATTTTCACAGCAAGTCTTATCCAATAGTGGCGCCGTGTTGCAACAATCTTCTGGCAGTGTGGCGATTAAGCGCCCGGGCTTGTTTCGCTGGGAAGTGGATAAGCCCATGAAGCAAATCACGGTGTCTGATGGAAAAAAAGTTTGGATGTATGAGCCGGATTTGGCGCAAGTCACGATTAAAAACTTGGATACTAACTTAGCGAAAACCCCCGTGTTATTGCTCACCCAGCAAGCAACGGATTTGAGCCAGTCATTCACAGTAGCTAAAATGAAACAACATGGCGAGGTGTGGTACACGCTCACACCGAAACAAGATTCGCCGTTGTTTCAGTCGCTCAAGCTGGGTTTTTCTGGTGGGACCTTGGATACTTTGCGCTTGAGTAATAACTTAGGCCAAACCACATTAATTCATTTCTCTGATCAAAATGAAAATAGTGATATTTCAAATAGCGAATTTAAACTCCACTGGCCAAAAGGCACGACTGTGGTCAATATGGATGGACAATGACAGCCTACCAACCCTTAGCAGCGAGGCTTAGGCCGCACGATTTGGCGCACTATGTGGGCCAATCGCATTTATTGGGTGAGGGCAAACCGCTGCGAAAACTCTACGAAGCCAAGCAGTTGCATTCCATGATTTTTTGGGGCCCGCCGGGTTCGGGTAAAACCACGTTAGCCACCATGTTGGCAGAGCAAGCCGATTTAGCCTTTGAAACCTTATCCGCCGTGCTAGCGGGTGTGAAAGAGATTCGCGCGATTGCGCAAGCGGCTAAAAATCGCCATGCCATGACCGGCAAGGCCACGGTGTTGTTTGTGGATGAAGTCCACCGTTTTAATAAAGCGCAGCAAGATGCGTTTTTGCCCTACGTGGAAGAGGGCAGTTTAATTTTTATTGGCGCGACCACGGAAAACCCTTCCTTTGAATTGAATAACGCTTTGTTATCGCGTGCGCGTGTGTATGTATTGAAAATGCTCAGCGAAGACGAGCTCTTACACGTTTTGCATCATGCCTTAAACGATAAACAAAACGGTTTGGGTGAGCTTAAGCTTTCTATCGATGAAAAAGCGCAAGCGGTATTGATCGATGCGGCCAGTGGCGATGCGCGTCGTTTATTAAATTTTTTAGAGATGGCAGGCGACATTGCTGAGCAAGGGCATATTACCTTGGGTATTGTCCAAGAAGTGATGGGTGAAACGTACACGCGTTTTGATAATAAAGGCGAGGCGTTTTACGATTTGATGTCTGCATTGCATAAATCAGTGCGCGGTTCGGCACCGGATGCGGCTTTGTATTGGTTTGCCAGGATGTTGGTCGGTGGCTGTGATCCTTTGTATATCGCAAGACGGGTGGTACGCATGGCGAGCGAAGACATTGGCAACGCCGACCCACGCGCTTTGACAATCGCCTTAAATGCCTGGCAAGTGCAAGAGCGTCTGGGTTCGCCAGAAGGTGAGCTTGCGATTGCACAAGCCGTGGTATACATGAGTGTGGCAGCGAAAAGTAATGCGGTGTACACCGCGTATAATGCAGCGATAGAGGCTGCGAAATCGCACGGTGCATTGGAAGTGCCGCTGCATATTCGCAACGCACCCACCAAGCTCATGAAAAGTTTGGATTACGGTAAAGCGTATCGTTATGCGCATGATGAGCCGCATGCGTATGCCGCAGGCGAGTCATACTTGCCGGATGAGATTAACGATTTGTCTTTGTATCATCCGACGGATCGAGGGCTAGAGAAAAAGATTGGGGAAAAGCTCGCGTTTTTGCGCGGCTTGGATGCTGATGCGTAATTTGCCATGTATGTCATTATCAACCTTCGCCTGTCTTTCTACCTTTAAGGGGGCTGGGCAATAACGTCATTGCGAGCGAACGTTAGTGAGCGCGGCAATCTGGACCATTAATCTTGAGATTGCTTCGTCGCTTCGCTCCTCACAAAGACGGTTGCTACGTTTAACTAGGAGCCAAACATGCTGATCAACATACTCTTTATCGCCTTAGGCGGCGCAGTGGGCTCGGTATTGCGCTACCTGTTAAACTTTGTGGTCACATCATTTTATCGCGGGCATTTCCCTTTGGGCATTTTATCGATTAATGTGCTCGGCAGTTTTCTCATGGGTTTGATCGCGACCTATGCTTTAAAACAAGCACCGTTTTCGCAAGCCTTACAAAGCTTTGTGTTGATCGGTCTGTTGGGTGCGTTTACGACCTTTTCCACCTTTAGCCTGGATGTGGTCAACTTCTGGCAGCAAGGTCATCTCGGCCTTGGCCTGTTGAATATCCTACTCAGCGTTGTATTATGTGTGCTGGCTGCCAGTTTGGGTGTGGCCTTAATCATGGGAAAATAAAATGCTAGACAGTAAAGTATTACGACAAGACCCACAAGCCGTGGCCAAAGCGCTCAAGCGTCGGCACTTTGAGCTCGACGTGGGGCAATTCACAGCCCTAGAAGAAAAGCGCAAAGCCTTACAGGTTAAAGCCGAAGAACTCAAAAGCCAGCGTAATACCTTATCGAAATCCATCGGCCAGGCTAAAGCCAGAGGTGAGGATGCCGCCCCGATTATGGCGCAAGTGGCAGGCTTGGGTGATGAGCTTAAAGCCGCTGAAGACGAATTTAACGCGGTGCATGAAGCACAAATGGCGATCATGCAATCCATTCCAAACATTCCGCAAGACGATGTGCCGGTGGGTAAAGATGAAAGCGAAAACGTGACACTGCGCAGCTGGGGTACCCCGCGTGAATTTGATTTCACCCCGAAAGATCATGTGGCCTTAGGGCAGATTAATGGCTGGATGGATTTTGATGCCGCGGTAAAACTCAGCGGCTCACGGTTTGTGGTGCTGCGCGGCCCCTTGGCCAGACTGCACCGTGCTTTGGTGCAGTTTATGATGGATGTGCACACGCAAGAACACGGTTACGAAGAAGTGTACGTGCCGTATTTGGTCAACAGTGCCAGCTTGTATGGCACCGGTCAGTTGCCGAAATTTGGTGAAGACTTGTTTCACATTAAAGACCAGGATTTGGCGTTGATTCCAACGGCCGAAATTCCGGTGACGAACCTCGTGCGTGATGAGATTGTGCCGGCTGAGCATTTGCCGTTGCAGTTTGTCTGCCATTCGCCGTGTTTTCGCAGTGAGGCGGGCTCTTACGGCCGTGACACGCGCGGTATGATTCGCCAGCATCAGTTCGATAAAGTCGAGCTCGTTTGGGTGGTGAAACCTGAAGAGTCCGTGGCGGCACACGAGCAGTTAACCCGCCATGCGGAAACGATCTTAGAAAAGCTGGAGCTGCCGTACCGTACTGTGAAGCTGTGCACGGGCGATTTAGGTTTCTCCTCCAGCAAAACGTATGATTTGGAAGTGTGGCTACCGGGTCAAAATACGTATCGTGAGATTTCTTCGTGCAGTAATATCCAAGA comes from Gammaproteobacteria bacterium CG11_big_fil_rev_8_21_14_0_20_46_22 and encodes:
- a CDS encoding cell division protein FtsK; the protein is MADKEKPSVESQSRAKARLREGILVLLVCLALYLLLALISYHRTDPGWSTTGSRDFVQNAGGRVGAWIADFILYLVGYTAYLLPFAIAGLAWVVFRRHRQEKSEEEAQEVHKGLIWLRFIGFLIALSATTTLLDLGFPGARSGVPLASGGVVGEMIAPGLSSTFNIIGAWLISVTLLLFGLTLWFGISWFDLLHWAADTLRAGMGSAWQWQKDRREAKRLRAEELKRFEQFMPKKPEPKAPVSEPKAEKPAKIKRVKLKKAGQSDIDLSADNHKRLPPITLLDQVKAEKQYGYSAEELKSLSEQVEARLKEFGIEAEVVGAYPGPVVTRFEINLAPGMKVSKITTLSKDLARSLSKMSVRVVEVIPGKSYIGLEIPNEDREVVRLYDVLNTKAYKQANSHLTLALGKDISGESIMADVAKMPHLLVAGTTGAGKSVSINAMILSLLFEATPDDVRMIMIDPKMLELSVYEGIPHLLTPVVTDMKEAANALRWCVAEMDRRYRLMSAMSVRNLASFNQKMHEAQKAGETIPNPLVPEEMADSVPHLKPMPQIVVIIDELADMMMVVGKKVEELIARIAQKARAAGIHMILATQRPSVDVITGLIKANIPARIAFQVSQRVDSRTILDQQGAEQLLGHGDMLFLPPGKSVPMRIHGAFVDDDEVLRVVEAWKKRGAPEYIDEILQGDDEGGNADGILSGENPEADPLYDQAVQIVIESRRASISFVQRRLKIGYNRAANLLEAMESAGLVSEMGSNGQREVLLPEQN
- the crcB gene encoding fluoride efflux transporter CrcB, yielding MNILFIALGGAVGSVLRYLLNFVVTSFYRGHFPLGILSINVLGSFLMGLIATYALKQAPFSQALQSFVLIGLLGAFTTFSTFSLDVVNFWQQGHLGLGLLNILLSVVLCVLAASLGVALIMGK
- the lolA gene encoding outer membrane lipoprotein carrier protein LolA, which encodes MGSAKFYCQSRTEVGMKRVLSLCLSLCLSLSVWADPAGDLNQLLAKAATFKAQFSQQVLSNSGAVLQQSSGSVAIKRPGLFRWEVDKPMKQITVSDGKKVWMYEPDLAQVTIKNLDTNLAKTPVLLLTQQATDLSQSFTVAKMKQHGEVWYTLTPKQDSPLFQSLKLGFSGGTLDTLRLSNNLGQTTLIHFSDQNENSDISNSEFKLHWPKGTTVVNMDGQ
- a CDS encoding recombination factor protein RarA, whose translation is MTAYQPLAARLRPHDLAHYVGQSHLLGEGKPLRKLYEAKQLHSMIFWGPPGSGKTTLATMLAEQADLAFETLSAVLAGVKEIRAIAQAAKNRHAMTGKATVLFVDEVHRFNKAQQDAFLPYVEEGSLIFIGATTENPSFELNNALLSRARVYVLKMLSEDELLHVLHHALNDKQNGLGELKLSIDEKAQAVLIDAASGDARRLLNFLEMAGDIAEQGHITLGIVQEVMGETYTRFDNKGEAFYDLMSALHKSVRGSAPDAALYWFARMLVGGCDPLYIARRVVRMASEDIGNADPRALTIALNAWQVQERLGSPEGELAIAQAVVYMSVAAKSNAVYTAYNAAIEAAKSHGALEVPLHIRNAPTKLMKSLDYGKAYRYAHDEPHAYAAGESYLPDEINDLSLYHPTDRGLEKKIGEKLAFLRGLDADA
- a CDS encoding serine--tRNA ligase, whose amino-acid sequence is MLDSKVLRQDPQAVAKALKRRHFELDVGQFTALEEKRKALQVKAEELKSQRNTLSKSIGQAKARGEDAAPIMAQVAGLGDELKAAEDEFNAVHEAQMAIMQSIPNIPQDDVPVGKDESENVTLRSWGTPREFDFTPKDHVALGQINGWMDFDAAVKLSGSRFVVLRGPLARLHRALVQFMMDVHTQEHGYEEVYVPYLVNSASLYGTGQLPKFGEDLFHIKDQDLALIPTAEIPVTNLVRDEIVPAEHLPLQFVCHSPCFRSEAGSYGRDTRGMIRQHQFDKVELVWVVKPEESVAAHEQLTRHAETILEKLELPYRTVKLCTGDLGFSSSKTYDLEVWLPGQNTYREISSCSNIQDFQARNMQARFRNEQGKPELVHTLNGSGLAVGRTLVAIMENYQSATGEIRVPKALVGYLGFQEGHPQYL